The Flavobacteriales bacterium genome includes a region encoding these proteins:
- a CDS encoding S26 family signal peptidase: MSIPAILLILTVVATYASLWKLFQKAGRASWEGWVPIYNLFIWQKVTSRPWYWALILFIPGVQFLMLIIMNVQLAWSFGQRGTLNTILAIVAPFYLIPKMAFSEDITYTGNLNWRKEGKKGGTREWADALLFAIIVAFIVRTFVFEAFTIPTPSMEKSMLVGDYLFVSKARYGAKIPETPISFPLTHHTLPILNVNSFLDWQKLDYYRLPGWSEVELTDPVVFNYPLGDTVIVEDEVTSWYQYKRNFGFRQARTQNEFEKNYRSYEKAAANFFLRNPQFTVKVRPKDKKENYVKRCVGLPGQTLEISDGLLTLDGEPLRDIPGLQHDYILFTNTTITNVMKDRLKEDYGINYSDFRTNQIQPYVVSLTDVQAEQLGAMNYVDTMYKDIRPKEVMWNPGAVWAIYPNHPDYDWSRDNFGPLLIPAKGMSIDLTLDNLPLYRRAIEAYEGNTVSVRDGKIFINGEAADSYTFTLDYYWMMGDNRHRSQDSRFFGFVPEDHIVGRPSFVWLSLDQELDLFDGKIRFSRMFKGVD, from the coding sequence ATGAGCATACCTGCAATCCTTTTGATCCTGACGGTGGTCGCCACCTATGCCAGCTTATGGAAACTCTTCCAGAAGGCCGGCAGAGCCTCTTGGGAGGGATGGGTCCCTATCTACAATCTCTTCATCTGGCAGAAGGTCACCAGCCGTCCGTGGTACTGGGCCTTGATCCTCTTCATCCCCGGGGTGCAGTTCCTCATGCTCATCATTATGAATGTGCAGCTGGCCTGGTCCTTTGGACAGCGGGGCACGCTCAATACCATTTTGGCCATTGTAGCTCCATTCTACCTCATCCCCAAGATGGCCTTCAGTGAGGATATCACCTATACCGGCAATCTCAATTGGCGGAAGGAAGGGAAGAAAGGCGGCACACGTGAGTGGGCCGATGCCTTGCTCTTTGCCATCATCGTTGCCTTCATCGTGAGGACCTTCGTATTTGAAGCATTCACCATTCCTACGCCATCCATGGAGAAATCCATGCTGGTGGGAGATTACCTCTTTGTGAGTAAGGCACGCTATGGGGCCAAGATCCCCGAGACCCCGATCTCCTTTCCGCTGACTCATCATACCCTGCCTATTCTCAATGTCAATTCATTTCTCGATTGGCAGAAACTCGACTACTACCGGCTACCGGGCTGGTCTGAAGTGGAACTGACCGACCCTGTGGTCTTCAACTATCCGCTAGGTGATACGGTCATCGTGGAGGACGAGGTCACTTCCTGGTATCAGTACAAACGCAACTTCGGTTTCAGACAGGCCCGTACCCAGAATGAATTCGAGAAGAACTACCGATCCTATGAGAAGGCGGCTGCTAATTTCTTCTTGCGCAATCCCCAGTTCACCGTCAAGGTGCGTCCCAAGGACAAGAAGGAGAACTATGTCAAGCGATGTGTCGGTCTTCCGGGGCAGACGCTCGAGATCAGCGATGGCCTGCTGACATTGGATGGCGAGCCACTACGCGATATCCCGGGGCTGCAACACGATTACATCCTCTTCACCAATACCACCATCACCAATGTGATGAAGGACCGACTGAAGGAGGACTATGGCATCAATTACTCGGACTTCAGGACGAATCAGATCCAACCCTATGTGGTCTCTTTGACCGATGTGCAAGCCGAGCAATTAGGTGCCATGAACTACGTGGACACCATGTACAAGGACATCCGACCCAAAGAGGTCATGTGGAATCCAGGGGCCGTGTGGGCCATCTACCCCAATCATCCGGACTATGATTGGTCCCGGGATAATTTCGGTCCCTTGCTCATTCCTGCCAAGGGCATGAGCATCGACCTCACCTTGGACAACCTCCCTCTCTACCGCAGGGCCATCGAAGCCTATGAAGGCAACACCGTATCTGTGCGTGATGGGAAGATCTTCATCAATGGAGAAGCCGCTGATTCTTACACCTTCACTCTGGACTACTACTGGATGATGGGAGATAATCGGCATCGCTCGCAGGATAGCCGCTTCTTCGGATTCGTTCCAGAGGATCACATCGTAGGTCGACCTTCTTTTGTCTGGCTCTCGCTCGATCAGGAGCTCGACCTCTTCGATGGCAAGATCCGATTCAGTCGTATGTTCAAAGGCGTGGACTGA